In one Corallococcus sp. EGB genomic region, the following are encoded:
- a CDS encoding biosynthetic peptidoglycan transglycosylase has translation MSTVEGPLEAPRREPAAPVRPPEVRPAAPRGRRRGRWVLGGLVVLVLGTAALTLAGLPDASPLAKENPSTTALIEQRASEAREAGHKPRRRQQWVPLSAVSKPAVDAVLISEDASFYLHDGVDTVELARAVGQAVEQGRLGRGASTLTQQLAKNLWLSTDRSLTRKLKELVLAHRLEEALTKQRILTLYLNVVEWGNGVYGIEAAAREHFGVSASQLSVAQGAVLAAMLPSPRKRSPSSGSRALWKHAHHVVDALRLYKRISPAQAESAHAEVDRLLGRAPADDGGADDADDDGT, from the coding sequence ATGTCCACCGTCGAAGGTCCACTCGAAGCCCCGCGCCGCGAGCCCGCCGCGCCCGTCCGGCCGCCCGAGGTGCGTCCGGCAGCGCCGCGAGGAAGACGGCGGGGGCGCTGGGTGCTGGGCGGCCTGGTCGTGCTGGTGCTGGGCACCGCGGCGCTCACGCTCGCCGGGCTGCCGGACGCGAGCCCCCTGGCGAAGGAGAACCCGAGCACGACGGCGCTCATCGAGCAGCGCGCGAGCGAGGCGCGCGAGGCCGGGCACAAGCCGCGCCGGCGGCAGCAGTGGGTGCCGCTGTCGGCGGTGTCCAAGCCCGCGGTGGACGCGGTGCTCATCTCCGAGGACGCGAGCTTCTACCTGCACGACGGGGTGGATACGGTGGAGCTGGCGCGCGCGGTGGGACAGGCGGTGGAGCAGGGGAGGCTGGGGCGCGGGGCGTCCACGCTCACGCAGCAGCTGGCGAAGAACCTCTGGCTGTCCACGGACCGCAGCCTGACGCGCAAGCTGAAGGAGCTGGTGCTGGCGCACCGGTTGGAGGAGGCGCTGACGAAGCAGCGCATCCTCACGCTGTACCTCAACGTGGTGGAGTGGGGGAACGGCGTGTATGGGATTGAGGCGGCGGCGCGCGAGCACTTCGGCGTGTCCGCGTCCCAGCTCTCCGTGGCGCAGGGCGCGGTGCTCGCCGCGATGCTGCCGTCCCCGCGCAAGCGCTCGCCGTCCAGCGGGTCCCGCGCCTTGTGGAAGCACGCGCACCACGTGGTGGATGCGTTGAGGCTCTACAAGCGCATCAGCCCGGCGCAGGCGGAGAGCGCGCACGCGGAGGTGGACCGGCTGCTCGGCCGGGCCCCCGCGGACGATGGGGGCGCGGACGACGCGGACGACGACGGGACCTGA
- a CDS encoding CHAP domain-containing protein, with amino-acid sequence MRMGRGVWVGALVSALVWGGAAQAASKVTATKKARPEVQLADRALWRAKSWVGMTTLAKMSSAVSDDCSGMTRLAFQQKRLDLLPDDVLPEENGVTAIHRKARALGVLTETPTPGALVFFKNTFDRNRDGLMNDGLTHIGIVERVGTDGTVTFVHKSGGLVKRSRFNLLHPEERKDAKGRVLNDWLRRKGRNTRGYLAGELVAGFASVDERWRSPEPPRLASAKLTMKADARSARR; translated from the coding sequence GTGCGCATGGGACGAGGCGTGTGGGTGGGCGCGTTGGTGAGCGCGCTGGTGTGGGGCGGGGCGGCTCAGGCCGCGAGCAAGGTCACGGCGACGAAGAAGGCCCGGCCGGAGGTCCAGCTGGCGGACCGGGCGCTGTGGCGGGCGAAGTCCTGGGTGGGGATGACGACGCTCGCGAAGATGAGCTCGGCGGTGAGCGATGACTGTTCGGGGATGACCCGGCTGGCGTTCCAGCAGAAGCGGTTGGACCTGCTGCCGGACGACGTGCTGCCGGAGGAGAACGGCGTCACCGCCATCCACCGCAAGGCGCGCGCGCTGGGCGTGCTGACGGAGACGCCGACGCCGGGCGCGCTGGTGTTCTTCAAGAACACGTTCGACCGCAACCGCGACGGCCTCATGAACGACGGCCTCACGCACATCGGCATCGTGGAGCGCGTGGGGACGGACGGCACGGTGACGTTCGTGCACAAGTCGGGCGGGCTGGTGAAGCGCTCGCGCTTCAACCTCCTGCACCCGGAGGAGCGCAAGGACGCGAAGGGGCGCGTGCTCAACGACTGGCTCCGCCGTAAGGGCAGGAATACGCGCGGCTACCTGGCGGGAGAGCTGGTGGCGGGCTTCGCGTCGGTGGACGAGCGCTGGCGCTCGCCCGAGCCGCCGCGCCTGGCCTCCGCGAAGCTCACCATGAAGGCTGACGCCCGGAGCGCGCGGCGCTAG
- a CDS encoding M1 family metallopeptidase yields MAHPTDDKNFRLPTTLRPRRYQATVTLDLEGRTFTGEERVELELAQPTTEIILHANALELGEVTFRAGNDVRKPASKRVSPVSETVVLTFASPLPAGQATLDVLWTGHFSEGLRGLYAAGKVAATQFEAADARRLFPCFDEPAFKARWALTVRVPEGHTVLGNGRVLKDEKDGALRKVTFAETELLSSYLIALVVGPLVGTPEEKAQGIPVRTWALPEKAHLAKFGQDAALQVLPRLQDYFGLPYAFGKVDQVGIPDFEAGAMENAGLITYREVALLLDPATAPLSVQKRVAEVVTHELAHQWFGNWVTMVWWDDLWLNEAFATWMAFKIVDQWRPDWRMWLDFDAHRASALALDALKSTHPIHGEVRNAGEAGESFDAITYEKGGAVLRMIEGFLGEGPFREGIRLYMRKHARANAVKEDLWNALGEAAKQPVNELATKWIGQSGFPLVSVKVEGRKVTLSQQRFYSEPGVKSAETWPVPMVLRFEDAGRVREQRVLFRDAQATVTLEGGSGDVKWLCANGGSTGFYRVAYEKPALDALAANLGTLAPSERISLLADTWALVRAGQAPVADLLDLAARFGDEEDEAVLDELVGRLGYIENRLTEGEDQERFRRWVEQLLGGGLKKLGWQAAQGEPDRVRLRRAALVRAVGGLARSPEVLAQARPLVQRMLQGDKSALDANLLDTAVGMVARAGDTALFEDLLRRMPKEPDPATQRRYLMALTSFEDAKLAERAQGLLFTEAVKTQDVASFATGLLGNRTGRDAWWEQLQKRWKDLVARTGAAPMLLRRVVEGLGLLRTREQLEQVKALLQANPIPEAQQATAQTLERLAQDVALRERVAPEVAAWLKRRP; encoded by the coding sequence ATGGCGCATCCCACCGACGACAAGAACTTCCGCCTGCCCACCACCCTCCGCCCGCGCCGCTATCAGGCGACGGTGACCCTGGACCTGGAGGGGCGCACCTTCACGGGCGAAGAGCGCGTGGAGCTGGAGCTGGCCCAGCCCACGACGGAGATCATCCTCCACGCCAACGCGCTGGAGCTGGGCGAGGTCACCTTCCGCGCCGGCAACGACGTGCGCAAGCCCGCGTCCAAGCGCGTCTCTCCGGTGAGCGAGACGGTGGTGCTCACGTTCGCTTCTCCCCTGCCCGCGGGCCAGGCCACGCTGGACGTGCTGTGGACGGGGCACTTCAGTGAGGGCCTGCGCGGCCTGTACGCGGCGGGCAAGGTGGCCGCGACGCAGTTCGAGGCCGCCGACGCGCGCCGGCTGTTCCCCTGCTTCGACGAGCCCGCCTTCAAGGCGCGCTGGGCGCTCACGGTGCGCGTGCCGGAAGGCCACACGGTGCTGGGCAACGGCCGCGTGCTGAAGGACGAGAAGGACGGGGCGCTGCGCAAGGTGACGTTCGCGGAGACGGAGCTGCTCAGCTCCTACCTCATCGCGCTGGTGGTGGGCCCGCTGGTGGGCACGCCCGAGGAGAAGGCGCAGGGCATCCCGGTGCGCACGTGGGCGCTGCCGGAGAAGGCGCACCTGGCGAAGTTCGGGCAGGACGCGGCGCTCCAGGTCCTGCCCCGGCTGCAGGACTACTTCGGGCTGCCGTATGCCTTTGGCAAGGTGGATCAGGTGGGCATCCCGGACTTCGAGGCGGGCGCCATGGAGAACGCCGGCCTCATCACCTACCGGGAGGTGGCGCTGCTGTTGGACCCCGCCACCGCGCCGCTGTCCGTGCAGAAGCGCGTGGCGGAGGTGGTGACGCACGAGCTGGCGCACCAGTGGTTCGGCAACTGGGTGACGATGGTGTGGTGGGACGACCTCTGGCTCAACGAGGCGTTCGCGACGTGGATGGCTTTCAAGATCGTCGACCAGTGGCGGCCGGACTGGCGCATGTGGCTGGACTTCGACGCGCACCGGGCGAGCGCGCTGGCGCTGGACGCGCTCAAGTCCACGCACCCCATCCACGGCGAGGTGCGCAACGCGGGCGAGGCGGGGGAGAGCTTCGACGCGATTACCTACGAGAAGGGCGGCGCGGTGCTGCGGATGATTGAAGGCTTCCTGGGCGAGGGGCCCTTCCGGGAAGGCATCCGGCTGTACATGCGCAAGCACGCGCGCGCGAACGCGGTGAAGGAAGACCTGTGGAACGCGCTGGGGGAGGCGGCGAAGCAGCCGGTGAACGAGCTGGCCACGAAGTGGATCGGCCAGAGCGGCTTCCCGCTGGTGTCGGTGAAGGTGGAGGGGCGCAAGGTGACGCTGTCGCAGCAGCGCTTCTATTCGGAGCCGGGGGTGAAGAGCGCGGAGACGTGGCCGGTGCCCATGGTGCTTCGCTTCGAGGACGCGGGCAGGGTGCGCGAGCAGCGCGTGCTCTTCCGCGACGCGCAGGCGACGGTGACGCTGGAGGGCGGCTCCGGGGACGTGAAGTGGCTGTGCGCCAACGGCGGCTCCACGGGCTTCTACCGGGTGGCGTACGAGAAGCCGGCGCTGGACGCGCTGGCGGCGAACCTGGGGACGCTGGCGCCGTCGGAGCGCATCTCGCTGCTGGCGGACACGTGGGCGCTGGTCCGCGCGGGACAGGCGCCGGTGGCGGACCTCCTGGACCTGGCGGCGCGCTTCGGGGACGAGGAGGACGAGGCGGTGCTGGACGAGCTCGTCGGGCGGCTCGGGTACATCGAGAACCGGCTGACGGAGGGCGAGGACCAGGAGCGTTTCCGCCGCTGGGTGGAGCAGTTGCTGGGCGGCGGCCTGAAGAAGCTGGGCTGGCAGGCGGCGCAGGGCGAGCCGGACCGGGTGCGGCTGCGCCGCGCGGCGCTGGTGCGCGCGGTGGGAGGCCTGGCGCGCAGTCCGGAGGTGCTGGCGCAGGCGCGTCCGCTGGTGCAGCGGATGCTGCAGGGGGACAAGTCCGCGCTGGACGCGAACCTGCTCGATACGGCGGTGGGCATGGTGGCGCGCGCGGGCGACACGGCGCTCTTCGAGGACCTGTTGCGGCGGATGCCGAAGGAGCCGGACCCCGCGACGCAGCGGCGCTACCTGATGGCGCTCACGTCGTTTGAAGACGCGAAGCTGGCGGAGCGCGCGCAGGGGCTGTTGTTCACGGAGGCGGTGAAGACGCAGGACGTGGCGAGCTTCGCGACGGGGCTGTTGGGCAACCGCACCGGTCGTGACGCGTGGTGGGAGCAGTTGCAGAAGCGCTGGAAGGACCTGGTGGCGCGCACGGGAGCGGCGCCCATGCTGCTGCGCCGGGTGGTGGAGGGGCTGGGCCTCTTGCGCACGCGCGAGCAGCTGGAGCAGGTGAAGGCGCTGCTCCAGGCCAACCCGATTCCGGAGG